In Eriocheir sinensis breed Jianghai 21 chromosome 10, ASM2467909v1, whole genome shotgun sequence, the following proteins share a genomic window:
- the LOC126996386 gene encoding uncharacterized protein LOC126996386 has product MTSQVEEGESVEKTRLKEDRERKANWKRWGPYLSERQWSTVREDYSHDGDCWSYFPHDHARSRAYRWGEDGLAGVCDRQGRLCLAVALWNTRDAILKERLFGLTGQQGNHGEDVKELYYYLDSTPTHSYLRYLYKYPQQPYPYSDLEHTAAVRSVHDPEYELEDTGVLEAGYWDVEVEYAKASPNSVLLQVTVTNRGPKEDTLHVLPTLWYRNTWVWGCTHEGCGLKPKLEAVRGDAEGARRVRGWHESLGEYMWAVDQNGGEAPLLFTENETNIQRLFGADNHTPYVKDAFHRYIVDGETSAVNPKGRGTKVCAHHVVTLPPGGSTSLRSWLWQADESPTDSQETTVSDIFIKAFPATMKQRKQEADVFYSQVLSPRLGREERLVARQAMAGLMWTKQFFHYIVKDWLEGDRYQPPPPESRRRGRNSEWGHLYNRDVISMPDKWEYPWYASWDLAFHVVAIAMVDSDFAKDQLLLFLREWYMHPNGQIPAYEFALGDVNPPVHAWAVMNVFRGSAPRGSRDTTFLARAFNKLSLNFTWWVNRKDPDGRNLFGGGFLGLDNIGVFDRSKPLPVAGQLEQADGTAWMAFFCVTMLDMALILAEQDPVYEDMASKYFEHFILIVDAINSSGQGRGLWDDDDGFYYDYIRMPDGSSVPMKIRSLVGLVPLFAVLVLVREEVSALTGFYKRARWLIKNRPDLASRVTFMSEGGSDRMLLAVPTKDQLLSLLRYLLDEKEFLSPHGIRSLSKVHQDAPFVLDMGGQRHEVSYVPGESNTYLFGGNSNWRGPIWFPMNFLIITSLKRYHFFYGESLRVECPTGSGHLMTLEEVSVFLARRLVSLFLPGPDGARPCHGSSKQYREDPAWRDLLLFHEFFHGETGRGCGASHQTGWTALVANCLNITLGFSHAGLGRYSRTH; this is encoded by the exons ATGACAAgccaggtggaggaaggggagagcgtGGAGAAGACGCGTCTGAAGGAGGACCGAGAGCGGAAAGCCAACTGGAAGCGCTGGGGGCCGTACCTGAGCGAGAGGCAATGGAGTACCGTGCGGGAGGACTACTCACACGATGGGGACTG CTGGTCGTACTTCCCGCATGACCACGCCAGGTCGCGCGCCTACCGCTGGGGCGAGGACGGGCTGGCGGGAGTGTGTGACCGCCAAGGCCGCCTGTGTCTTGCCGTGGCGCTCTGGAACACCCGCGACGCCATACTGAAGGAGCGACTCTTTGGTCTTACCGGACaacag GGTAACCACGGAGAGGACGTGAAAGAGCTCTACTATTATCTGGACTCCACGCCCACGCACTCATACCTGCGTTACCTGTACAAGTACCCGCAGCAGCCCTACCCCTACAGTGACCTGGAACACACTGCCGCCGTGAGGAGTGTGCACGACCCCGAGTATGAGTTAGAGGACACtg GAGTCCTCGAGGCCGGGTACTGGGACGTTGAGGTGGAGTACGCCAAGGCCTCGCCCAACAGTGTGCTCCTGCAGGTCACCGTCACCAACCGCGGCCCCAAGGAAGACACGCTGCACGTCCTCCCAACACTGTG GTACCGCAACACGTGGGTGTGGGGCTGCACGCACGAGGGCTGTGGACTAAAGCCCAAGTTGGAGGCTGTGCGTGGGGACGCGGAAGGTGCCAGGCGGGTGCGAGGGTGGCACGAGTCCCTTGGCGAGTACATGTGGGCGGTGGACCAG AACGGCGGCGAGGCACCGCTTCTATTCACGGAGAACGAGACCAACATTCAGCGACTCTTCGGTGCTGACAACCACACTCCTTATGTCAAGGACGCCTTCCACCGCTACATCGTGGACG GAGAGACGTCAGCCGTAAATCCTAAGGGCCGCGGTACCAAGGTGTGTGCCCACCACGTCGTCACTCTCCCTCCCGGGGGCTCAACTTCCCTCCGTTCCTGGCTGTGGCAGGCGGACGAGTCCCCGACAGACAGCCAAGAAACCACAGTCTCCGACATATTCATCAAGGCCTTCCCCGCCACCATGAAACAGAGAAAGCAGGAGGCTGATGTGTTCTACAGCCAG GTGTTGAGTCCGCGCCTTGGCAGGGAGGAGCGGCTCGTGGCCCGGCAGGCGATGGCCGGCCTCATGTGGACCAAACAGTTCTTCCACTACATCGTTAAGGACTGGCTGGAAGGTGACCG GTACCAGCCGCCCCCACCCGAGTCCCGCCGCCGCGGAAGGAACAGTGAGTGGGGGCACCTGTACAACCGTGACGTCATCTCGATGCCTGACAAGTGGGAGTACCCGTGG TATGCCTCGTGGGACCTCGCTTTCCACGTGGTCGCCATCGCCATGGTGGACAGTGACTTCGCTAAAGATCAGCTGCTTCTCTTCCTGCGAGAGTGGTACATGCACCCCAACGGCCAGAtaccag CGTACGAGTTTGCGCTAGGGGACGTGAACCCGCCGGTGCACGCGTGGGCCGTGATGAACGTGTTCCGCGGCAGTGCTCCGCGGGGCTCCCGAGACACGACTTTCCTCGCCCGGGCCTTTAATAAGCTATCCCTCAACTTCACATG GTGGGTTAATCGAAAGGATCCTGACGGCAGAAATCTGTTTGGTGGCGGCTTCTTGGGCCTCGACAACATCGGGGTATTCGACAGGTCGAAGCCCCTCCCGGTGGCGGGTCAGCTGGAGCAG GCTGACGGCACAGCATGGATGGCCTTCTTCTGCGTCACGATGCTAGACATGGCCCTCATCTTGGCCGAGCAGGACCCCGTGTACGAGGACATGGCCTCTAAGTACTTCGAGCACTTCATCCTCATCGTGGACGCCATCAACTCCTCGGGTCAGGGTCGTGGCCTCTGGGACGACGATGACGGCTTCTACTACGACTACATCAGGATGCCCGACGGGTCCTCAGTGCCCATGAAG ATCCGGTCCCTGGTCGGCCTGGTGCCGCTGTTCGCCGTGCTGGTGCTGGTGCGGGAGGAGGTCAGCGCCTTGACGGGGTTCTACAAGCGGGCGCGATGGCTCATCAAGAACAGACCTGACCTCGCCTCAAGG GTGACCTTCATGAGCGAGGGGGGGTCGGACAGGATGCTTCTCGCCGTGCCCACCAAGGACCAGCTGCTCAGCCTCCTCCGCTACCTCCTGGACGAGAAGGAATTTCTCTCCCCGCACGGCATCAGGTCTTTGTCCAAGGTGCATCAG GACGCCCCCTTCGTGCTGGACATGGGAGGGCAGCGCCACGAGGTGTCCTACGTGCCGGGGGAGTCCAACACATACCTCTTCGGCGGCAACTCAAACTGGCGGGGCCCCATCTGGTTCCCCATGAATTTCCTCATCATTACGTCCCTCAAGCG GTACCACTTCTTCTACGGCGAGTCTCTGCGGGTGGAGTGTCCCACTGGCTCCGGGCACCTCATGACTCTGGAGGAGGTGTCTGTGTTCCTCGCCCGTCGActcgtctctctcttcctgccaGGCCCAGACGGTGCTCGCCCTTGTCACG